Genomic segment of uncultured Desulfobacter sp.:
CAGGAGCGCGAACTTGTGGACGGCAAGTGCCCGGATCACGGGACCGTGCCTGAAACTATCAAGGAATCCAACTATTTTTTTAAAATGAGCAAGTACCAGGAGTGGCTCATTGAACACATCGAAACCCACCCGGACTTTATCCGGCCCGAACAATATAGAAAGGAAATTCTCTCCTTTCTTAAGGAGCCCCTGGAAGACCTGTGCATCTCCCGGCCCAAATCCCGGCTGACCTGGGGAATCACCCTGCCCTTTGACGAAAATTATGTCACCTATGTATGGTTTGACGCCCTGGTCAACTACATCACGGCCCTGGGCTATCCTGATGGCGAAATGTTCAAGAAATTCTGGCCCACCACCCGGCATTTTGTGGCCAAGGACATTATCAAACCCCATGGCATTTATTGGCCCATCATGCTCAAGGCAGCGGGTATCGAGACATACAACGGACTGAACGTCCATGGTTTCTGGAATGTTCAGGGCTCTAAAATGTCAAAAAGTATCGGCAATGTCACGGACCCTGTGGAGGTAACAGGGGAATACGGTGTGGATGCGTTCAGATATTTTCTGATGAGCGAGATGGTATTTGGCCTGGACGCCAATTTCACCGAAGATATTATTGTGGCACGTATCAATTCAGACCTGGCCAACGACCTGGGCAACCTGTTCTCCCGGGTACTCTCCATGAACTTAAAATATTTCAAAGGCACCATCCAGGGGCGGGCTGCGGATTCCGCCGGCGGCCTGAGCCTTGAGCCGGAATCAGCCACCGTATTTGACGCGTACACAAAGGCCATGGAAGCGTGTCAGTTTAACAAAGCCCTTTCAAGCGTCTGGGAACTTGTGTCCGCCATGAATAAATACATTGTTACCAATGAACCCTGGGCCCTGGCCAAAGATCCGGCACGCGCAGATGAGCTTGGTACGGTGTTGTACGAACTGTTAGAGGGAATTCGCTTTGTGGCTGGCCTGATCTGGCCGGTTATGCCCGAAACCAGCAGTAAAATTTTTGCAGCCCTTGGTATCAAAGTGCCTGAAAGCGGATTTTTTACCCTGGATGCCATCCGGCCCTGGGGCCAGATCTCCCAGGGAATTACCCTGGCAAAACCCGAGATTCTTTTTCCCCGGGTGGACGTTGAAAAAAAAGAGGCAGCCCCGCCTGCCCCGAAACCGCTCAAGCCGGCATTAAAAGACGAAATCACCATTGATGATTTTGCCAAAATAGACCTGAGAGCCGGCACAATTGAGTCTGCCGAGCGGATTGAGCAATCGGACAAACTGATCAAACTTCAAGTAAACCTGGGCACCCAGACCCGTCAGATTGTGGCAGGTATCGGCAAATCCTACACGCCAGAAGAGTTGGTGGGCAAAGAGGTCATTGTCGTGGCAAATCTGAAACCCGTAAAACTGATGGGTGAGTTATCCGAAGGCATGGTGCTTGCAGGAAGTATAAAGAAAGACCTCGTGCTGTCCGGGTTTAACGGCAGTCCCAAACCCGGTTGTCCAGTGAAATAAAATAGTGTTTATTTGAGATAGGCTCTTGGATTCCATAAAAACAGAACAGTCCTGGCGAGAATTTCAGGAAAGCTATAACCGGCAAAAAAAGAAACTGTCCATGGCGGACCGCATACGCAAAATTGCAGTTTTACTCTGCCTTGGGGCGGTTGTCTGCGCATTGATCTGGGTTGGGGCGTACGCCGTCTACAAGGCGGGTCACCAATTGTTCGCCCCAAAACCGGATCTGGTGGCCAGAGAACCTGCCGCCCCACCCGAGAGCCTCCTCAAACGATCGGAAGTCAAAGCCCTGGTCCAGAATATTGATATTCTAAATGCTGACACGGACCGATTCTTTGCGGACGGGCCGTCCTGGACATACACCATCCACACCCAACTGGACACCCGCCTACAGAATGACGTGATCGGGACGCTGAACCATTTGAAGACCCTGGACAAGGGAAAACCGGAACTCATCGCAATAATAGCCATGGATGGCAGCACAGGATTCATAAAAGCCATGGCCGGATTTGATCCGAGCAAGCCGGACACCAACCCATGCACATCAGCCAATTATCCTGCTGCCAGTCTTTTTAAAATCGTCACCGCATCCGCTGCCGTGGAAAATTTAAACTACACGGCCAACACCCCGTTGTATTTCAATGGCGGGAAATACACCCTTTACAAACAACAATTAACAAACAATAACACAAGATATACGACCCGTGTGACCCTGGAATCAGCCTTTGCAGAATCCATAAATCCAGTGTTCGGCAAATTAGGACAGCTGGCCCTGGGCCAAAATGTGCTCGACAATTTTGCCGAAAAATATGGTTTCAACCAAAGCCCGGATACCGATTTTAAATTTTCTGTCCCACATTTTTCAACAACAGACAGTGACTACCATATGGCGGAACTTGGGTGCGGGTTTAATCGGGACACCCTGATTTCACCGGTATTTGCAGTAACTATGGTATCGGCAATCGTGAACAAGGGCCAGTGCCTGGTACCCCGCTTAGTTGATCGAATAACCAATTCTGATGAAGACGAGATTTACAAAAGCACCAAAGAGATATATAAAACACCGATCAGCGCCAAAACAGCCGCCACCATGAAAAGGCTCATGAAAAAGACCGTATCAAGCGGAACAGCAAGAAAATTGTTCCGGGGCTATTCCCGGGACAACGTGTTATCACACCTTTTGATCGGTGGTAAAACCGGGTCCCTGTCAAACCGCACACATACAATCAAATACGACTGGTTCACAGGATTCGGCCAACATAAAACGACAAAAAAGACATTGATTGTGGCAGTCGTCGTGGGTCACGGTAAATACATCGGGACCCGGGCATGCACCCACGCAAAAAACATGCTGAGAACCTATTTCAGCACCCCTGAAACAAATAGAAGTTAACTAACTGAAACTTCAGCTGTTCCGGAGCAACAGCCATTGACCGACCTGGTCAATCAACACATAGGTTCAACCCGCAACGAAACATAATATTAAAAGAATACGTTTCTATACCTTTCATGCAAAAATTTCCGGAACGAATAACGGAGGAGACAGATGAGACGGCAAGGCAATCTTTCAATCCAGATTTTTGATTATCTGAAGCGCATCGCAAAGATCAATGTAAACATAGGCAAACCTTTGTCATCGGTAAAGGAGAACACCTTACTCTTTTTGCCTGACACCGGCTGCACCCTGAATTGCGGAATCTGTGCCCTTGTGGCGTTTAAAGGGCCTGCCTGTGAAGATGATCTGGCCGCCCTGACCCAAGGCATTAAAACCCTGTCACAAAATCGCCTTGCCCAGTATTCCAAAAACGCAACCCTGATGGTGTCGACGGATTACCTGGGCGGTAAAGAATTTTTATCCACCCTGTTTGACCATGCCCAGAATCTTAAACAGGAAACGATGTTTGCATCCCTGTTTGATAACCAGGGAAAAACCCGCCAATTATCCGGCATTGCCCAGGATATCGACGATATTCTTACCGATGAGATCCAAAATTTCAAAGCGGCCACGGCGGGCCTGTCCACACCCGAGGTTGAGATTGCCGCAGATTACCTTGACCAGCTCAAAGATATTCTCTGGTGTCTGAAAAAGGAAATCATTGATAATATTGAAGCCATTAAACAGCTGGCGCCGGGTATAGACAAACAAAACAATGCCGACGGAATAGCGCTTTTTAAACGGATCAATGCCGTACTCAACAGCCTTGACCGACTTGAGGTCAGGGGACGCGATTCAGCCGGCATTTCAGTGCTGTGCACCCTGGATGAACCCCAATTTTCAAAGTACAAAAACCTACTTGAAAAAAAAGGACTGGCCGATGATCTGGAAAACAGATGCAACCGGCAGATTCTGTCAAACAACACCATCTCCATCAATAAAGTCAACAATCCAGGCGATTTGAACCGTATCACCATCTGTTTTGTATACAAATTTGCCGCCGAGATAGGCGCCCTTGGCGACAACATCGCCTTTATCAGGACCCAGATAAAAAAAGACCCCATGCTCCAGACACTTGCTGCATTTGAGATATCAGCATCATCGGTATCGGCCCATACAAGATGGGCATCCATCGGTGATATCACCGAGGCCAACTGCCATCCCTTGGACAATGCCCCCACAGATGCCGGTGTGCCTCGAAGCGGCATCATCCATGTCTGCCTTAACGGAGACATTGACAACTACCTGGAACTGAAAACCGAATACGAGGCCCGGTACGATAAGATTCCCCCCCAGATCACCACGGACACCAAACTGATTCCCCTGCAGATCGAACACCACCTGAAGACGGGCGCGCCCATTGAAGAGGCCTTCCGCCTGGCGGTCAATGAATTTGAGGGTTCCCATGCCATTTCCATGCACACGGACCTTGCCCCGGGCAAATTGTTTCTGGCCCAGAAAGG
This window contains:
- the metG gene encoding methionine--tRNA ligase; its protein translation is MTCQYYTTPIYYVNAKPHLGHAYTSIAADVATRFKKMEGVDTYFLTGTDEHGDKIVQAAEKENTTPKAYADKISKLFQDVLPLLNIGNDHFIRTTDPEHIKVVKSVLSTIYDKGDIYFSSYEGIYCFGCERFYQERELVDGKCPDHGTVPETIKESNYFFKMSKYQEWLIEHIETHPDFIRPEQYRKEILSFLKEPLEDLCISRPKSRLTWGITLPFDENYVTYVWFDALVNYITALGYPDGEMFKKFWPTTRHFVAKDIIKPHGIYWPIMLKAAGIETYNGLNVHGFWNVQGSKMSKSIGNVTDPVEVTGEYGVDAFRYFLMSEMVFGLDANFTEDIIVARINSDLANDLGNLFSRVLSMNLKYFKGTIQGRAADSAGGLSLEPESATVFDAYTKAMEACQFNKALSSVWELVSAMNKYIVTNEPWALAKDPARADELGTVLYELLEGIRFVAGLIWPVMPETSSKIFAALGIKVPESGFFTLDAIRPWGQISQGITLAKPEILFPRVDVEKKEAAPPAPKPLKPALKDEITIDDFAKIDLRAGTIESAERIEQSDKLIKLQVNLGTQTRQIVAGIGKSYTPEELVGKEVIVVANLKPVKLMGELSEGMVLAGSIKKDLVLSGFNGSPKPGCPVK
- a CDS encoding penicillin-binding transpeptidase domain-containing protein; this encodes MDSIKTEQSWREFQESYNRQKKKLSMADRIRKIAVLLCLGAVVCALIWVGAYAVYKAGHQLFAPKPDLVAREPAAPPESLLKRSEVKALVQNIDILNADTDRFFADGPSWTYTIHTQLDTRLQNDVIGTLNHLKTLDKGKPELIAIIAMDGSTGFIKAMAGFDPSKPDTNPCTSANYPAASLFKIVTASAAVENLNYTANTPLYFNGGKYTLYKQQLTNNNTRYTTRVTLESAFAESINPVFGKLGQLALGQNVLDNFAEKYGFNQSPDTDFKFSVPHFSTTDSDYHMAELGCGFNRDTLISPVFAVTMVSAIVNKGQCLVPRLVDRITNSDEDEIYKSTKEIYKTPISAKTAATMKRLMKKTVSSGTARKLFRGYSRDNVLSHLLIGGKTGSLSNRTHTIKYDWFTGFGQHKTTKKTLIVAVVVGHGKYIGTRACTHAKNMLRTYFSTPETNRS